The Electrophorus electricus isolate fEleEle1 chromosome 15, fEleEle1.pri, whole genome shotgun sequence genome segment TTGGCACACTGGTACTCTTCCCATGTAGCAAAGAACTGTTTAACACAAAACACGCAGCAGAAGCAGGGCTGAGCAAGCATGGCTCAACCAGTTTCTATTTCTCACCGGTTTCTCATCTCCATCCAGAACATCCTCTTTAGTGAAGAGACGCATGCAGTCCATTAGACTGACCTCCCCGTACCCCTTCtgagcacagcacacagagtCAAACACCACCGCTCAATGTACCACATGCATGCTgcaaagaatgtgtgtgtgtgcgggggggctGTCTAAGATGAACTGACCTTGGCGATTGGTAAGGAAAGATCCCAGAAGGGATCGAACACAGTGGAACAGTAGCCACAGTCGGTACAAGTCAAGGAGCTCTTCAGCTGCCCTACAAACAAATCTAAACACGCATAAATGTACATCAGAAAAACCCAGCAGGTACGGCATTAggtaacaaaacatttatttgaaatcaaACTAATTTGTAAAACCATTTTGTTTGCACCTGTTTTAAGGAGTACAAGCTATAGACAATgcactcatttacatattcaagAGCTCAGAAATATTTTCTTGCTTTGCTTGTACAGACATACCTACGATTTTGCTGTCCTCCCTTTCTAGGTACTTGCTCCACatctttttccctttctcctcATCTCTGTGGGGACAGAACGCAGTGTGTCAGCACAACATGCTCCTAAGGCAGCGCTCACAATCTGGCATGTTGTCCACTAGAAACACAGCCGAGTTATGAGCACAGGGCTGCTGGTCGGTGCCATCTGCCCTCCGGCCCCCCTGCAGGACCTGGTCGGCCCAGCTCTAGAGTCGCTGAGCCGGAGTCAGACCCACCAGTCAAACACTCAGACACTTACGCTAAATGGTCAAAGTCCTCTGTGGTTGCCCGAGGCCGAACAGTAACCCTGTTCACCTCGTTGTGTAGGCCATCCAGCAGGAAACGCAGAAACTCCTGGGCATCCTGTTGGCTGGGGTAATGGAGAGAGTGTTTCTTTCAGCACAGGTGGAGCAACAGCAGGGAGCCGAACAGCAGCACAGCTAGCGCGCAGACATGGTCACTAAACTTACTTATAGCCCACAAATCTTGGGGCATATCTCTGGATCTGTGTTTTGAACTCGGATGGGCTGATGGCTTCGCTGCCAGACGATGACCACATGGTTTGAATGAGCTTGGCAAATTCTAGAATGGCAGGGACAGAGAAAAGCTGTAAGTCGGCCCAAACAAGGCTCGCGTTTATTTAAAGAGAGTTAGAgctcaacaaacacaaacaaacaaacaaatgtatagcAGCCGGGTTTCTTGTGCGATTGCCCTTACCCTCCATGAGTGCAGTGTTTGTGCGATTGTTGTTCTTGAGGTCTCGGCGGTGGGAGTTGTGTAGACAGTAGTCTCGCAGGCTTTGCGTGTTGCTAAGACACTGGAGGATGGAATTCATAAAGCactgcagagaaagaaaggagcaggagggaggtCTTCACAAACCACCACATGCTGTCATTATGCATCATAACAGGCAGAAAGGGCAGGGTCTGTTCCCCTGCTCCACAGGCCGGCTCCCCAAGATCAGCACTGCCAGGAAGGACGCCCGCGCACAACTAGTTCAGCATGCACCGTGTAGCGGTTTATTTTTGGACCGCATGATTACTGTTGCCTGGCAAAAGCTAACTGAATGTTCCAAGTGAGAAGATAGGATGACAAATAATCTCATGGAATGGAGAGATCAAAAGGAATGTGAGAGCGATATCAAAGGTTCTGAGAAGCTGCTGGATTTCCCACAGCCAGAGGATGAAGGATATGACAGTATGAAATGATTCTGTGTCCGACTCACTGTGTTCAGCACACGGTTGATGACCAAAGCAAACTGGGTATGGCAGCACTTTGCTTTGCTCATGCATGACATCAAGCAGAATAGTTATGTATGACTAATTCAGTCTCTTTATGGGACCGATTTTAATAAACTACACCATAGTTCATCAAGGCTGCCACTGATGTGACTGTGTAAAAAATCTGCAGCTTGCAGCAGACTCACTGTGTTTCCCAGGTTCTTCAGTCCCACCAGGCCTTGGGCACTCTTGGAGTTCTGAAAAAGCATAAAAGACAAACCATTAGTTTGGACCAACAGCAAATCCATACCCTGAAAACTGAGAAACAacagcagttgtgtgtgtgtgtgtgtgtgtgtgtgtgtgtatgtgtgtgcacatatgcgtTTATTAATCTTTCTGTGTGGAAACTAAAAATCACCCTTACGTGTTTCTAAATTGCATGGAGGATGGGTTAGACAGAAGCCAGACATTAAAGAAGCAGACAGACTAGACACTTGACACGGTGTTGTTTTTCCGGAGCGCTGAAGCACAGGAGATGAAACGCGATCTGCTATGAGCCACAGCTCAACCAAGCAGCAGGAAGGCCGTGCTGTGCTCAGCAGGCCTCACCTAGATGCCAGCCACGGCAGCCAAGCACGCGGGCACCCGTGGGCCTCACAGCTTCCAACATAGTGCTGCCGGATGCCTGGGAACAGCTGCCTTATATCAACTACTCATACACTTGCCATCTGTCGCCTtttccaacaacaacaacagcagcttAATTAACAGACGATTATGGAAATGATGTAAAAACATTAGGAGTTTCAGTGCATGGATACACGTGGAAGCTTTTGTGGTTTCGGTATGTGACAGTCCATGGAGCAGCTGTATGAGGGCTAACATCATTCTGCCCTCATAATACTATCAGTAGAAATCTTCTTGTTGTGCCCTGCCATCTCAAGAGCAAGCACGCTAGCTAGGTTCGTCATACACGGCTGAGTAATATCGCCAATACCAAAAATAGCATCCTCTTAGATGGGCCATCCGCTCATTGGCTGAACCAGCGTAGCCGTGGCACAGCTGATCCTGTATCAGCAGTGGGTTGCTGGGAGCCCTCCAGACGGCCTCAGCTGAGCGACTGTATTTTTACAGCCATAACCTGAAATAACATATGATCCTCCACCATGTTCCACAGCAGATGCCACTGTATGGAACATAAAGGAATGCTTTGTACTGTATTGCGGCTTCTGTTACCATGTCTACTATTACCACGTCAATTTCTGACAGAGATCCATATCTACTATATTGTAAAGTACAGTGGAACATATGTGGGAACTGCCTTGAAGACTAGTGGCCTTTTATTTGTTCAACCCTTCTGGGGGTGAAGCACAAAATTACACAACAGGTGTTAAAGCAACCCTAAATACCCTAAAACTTTGAGACTGTGTACTTGCGCCTTATGTGCAGACGACTGGATATATTTGAGAAATACCGGTTTCAAACAATATTAGcaacaagtaaaaaaaacaaaaaaaaaacaagaaatggaatggaatggaaaaaaaaaggaataacaAGAAATTGGTTAGAAATCATTACAACAACTACCAAAAGAATTTCATGATGTGGTTAAAACCATCTTTGATATGGATAAACTCATGTTTATCTTAAACGTACAGGCTGAAAATTTGCATAAGTACTGGACAAACTGATTTGAGTACATGACATTGAACAAGGTGGACTGCCAATGGATTAaggtatataaatataaatgtcaacTATGAAATGTGCAATTTCCTATTAtgtccttttttcccttttcttgtttttgtatgtttcacTCAAACTGTAGTTTTGCTCCACCCTACCATCATCATAGTAGTCACAATCTCCTCAGAAATCTTCAGGACAGCAAATCTTGTCTGTCATGTCCAAGTTATGCATGCCTAAGATCATATGTTTTGCTGACTAAAAGGACCAACCCTAAATTAACCTGTCAGAAAAACACCATAACATAGTCGCAAACGGACACCTTGCTGTTTCACTGCTCTCTTACTCCGCTTGACTGCTGGTGAGGAGGGAAGCAGGTCATGGTATCAGTGCCATCCGTAATACAGAGGTGAGGGAGACTAATCGTGCTGTTGGAGGGCCACTGCTCCCTGGCTCCATGCTCTGACCCACAGATACAGATCAAAAGATTAAATGAACTCTTGCAACCTACAGGCCTCCATCCACTGAGCCATAGTGCAGCTTTGGTTCAGGTATGTCATCAGGTGGTTACTTAAATATCaagatatacagttatgcacGTCAACAACTCTCAGGTTGCTGCTGCGAGTCATTTTCAAGCATAGAATTTCAAGTTGCTTGTTCTGCTGCctcaacacaaaaacacaaaaccagaaccaaaaaaagtgaaaaccaAACGAACAGGAATGTTCACTGGTATCTCTGATTTGGTTGAGATTTCCTAGCTCATAGACTTGTCACCCTGGCAGTAGGAACATGCTGTTAATCCAGAGTAGACACAAAAGTGTTCCAGGATGTCAGAACAACACCGGATTATTATACTTGTGTTAAGTTATACCTCCATGTTTCATATTCATGATTTATTTTCCTATATATGCATTACTTTCTCCTAAACTGTGCTTTCCTGAACCAACAGCcaacacagcaccacagagTCAGAAAACTGCTGAACAACATGATTACAAGGATACCTGAAAAATTCAACATTCCCTCATGGAGAGAGACCCTTTCTCCCCTGCAGTATGCTTGACTGCAAACGGGACTTCTCagatttaatgtaaaatatagcTGAGGCTCACCTGCATTTGAAAGCATCACTTAGACCAGTGTACCCATTAGAAGCCCAGTAATGTAATTTCTAAGAGTTTCTTTATTCCATTGCCTAAAAAGAATTGCCACTTCCATGCTCAGCCTCTCATTTACTAGCAGTCTGGTTCCTGGCATGACTGGGTAAAAGATAGCTGTACACAACCACCCTGCTGCACAAACTCCACAGTGAGCTGGCAGAACATTTGTAGGTGCTGGAGAATGCCGTGtcctccatttcctgttttatcCAGTGGCTAATAAACAAGTTGGCGGGTTTGCTGCTCACACTCATTAGCTAACTGACACTCTGCCATCAGTGCCAGAGGCCAGGGGCCAGGGGCACTGGAGGCCAGCAAATAGTAAATAGGCTGGAGGGAAAGTCACAGGGACAACGCTGCTTTTAGAGGTTATTTGCAATacttgtttaaataaacaaagaaataaactaatatttgtAAAACAATCTATAAAGATGTAATACCgaaaattgaaatgaaatgaataaaaaaaactacataagAAGATTAGGCTGTATCCATGAGGCCTTAAAGTTCTAAAGCCCAAACAGAAAAGTACAAAACAGGAGTTAA includes the following:
- the usp2a gene encoding ubiquitin carboxyl-terminal hydrolase 2a isoform X3, with the translated sequence MPSIRQSYPVTIPEESATSYSFLKQDTRRKTSAMSGSLLVSTFMGLLINQARNSKSAQGLVGLKNLGNTCFMNSILQCLSNTQSLRDYCLHNSHRRDLKNNNRTNTALMEEFAKLIQTMWSSSGSEAISPSEFKTQIQRYAPRFVGYNQQDAQEFLRFLLDGLHNEVNRVTVRPRATTEDFDHLADEEKGKKMWSKYLEREDSKIVDLFVGQLKSSLTCTDCGYCSTVFDPFWDLSLPIAKKGYGEVSLMDCMRLFTKEDVLDGDEKPTCYRCKARRRCTKKFTIQRFPKILVLHLKRFSEARVRSSKLSTFVSFPLKDLDLREFASDRSSSAVYNLYAVSNHSGTTMGGHYTAYCCNPASGEWYTYNDSRVTPMSSSQVRSSDAYVLFYERVGL
- the usp2a gene encoding ubiquitin carboxyl-terminal hydrolase 2a isoform X4, with the protein product MVNLTTYNGGCVNPSSNSKSAQGLVGLKNLGNTCFMNSILQCLSNTQSLRDYCLHNSHRRDLKNNNRTNTALMEEFAKLIQTMWSSSGSEAISPSEFKTQIQRYAPRFVGYNQQDAQEFLRFLLDGLHNEVNRVTVRPRATTEDFDHLADEEKGKKMWSKYLEREDSKIVDLFVGQLKSSLTCTDCGYCSTVFDPFWDLSLPIAKKGYGEVSLMDCMRLFTKEDVLDGDEKPTCYRCKARRRCTKKFTIQRFPKILVLHLKRFSEARVRSSKLSTFVSFPLKDLDLREFASDRSSSAVYNLYAVSNHSGTTMGGHYTAYCCNPASGEWYTYNDSRVTPMSSSQVRSSDAYVLFYERVGL